In Nematostella vectensis chromosome 12, jaNemVect1.1, whole genome shotgun sequence, the genomic window TATTATTGTTAACTATTGTCATGTATGTAAATTGTAATATTAGTGTTCTGACTCTCGCTATAATATTTTACTGTATACTACAAggacgagaaaaaaaaacttattattattgttgtcatTATTAGTTTTGGGTTTTGTTGGAGCCGACTCGTCAATGGCGATCTTCGGAATCCCATAATCATTCGTACCTGGCGGCTTTCACGACGAGCACATTGATAGATGGGATCTTATAACCCCCGAATAGATAAAATATTTGCACGCTTATTATAGTTTTGGGTTTTAAGATTGGGGAGTGTTAGTTTTGGGTTGTTAGTTACGGGTAGGGTGTTTGGGGGTATATAGTTTGGGGGCAGGACCCAAAGGAGGTGTATCCCAGGACTTACATTTACCCATAACTCATCATAGTCCGTAAGCAGGAGAGCAGTTGGGATAGAATACTACTATCATCATAACAATCTACAACAACCATTACTACTATCATCATAACAATCTACAACAACCATTATAACAATCATCATAACAATCTACAACCATTATTAcgatcatcataaccatctcCAACAACCATTACTACTATAATTATAACTACTCAAACAACCATTACTTATCATAATTATCTATTATTCACagccatcactaccatcataaCTACCTCCAACAACATTAACATCAACAattctcatcatcatcatcatcagcagcagcagcatcatcatcatcatcaaccaacATTATCACTTTcacatcgccatcatcatcaacaaccaACACTATCACTTTCACATCGCCATCTTTATTATCAACCAACGCTATAACCttcacatcatcatcgtcgtcgtcgtcgaaAGCTATCACTTTcacaccgtcatcatcatctacgCACCGTGTTGAGAAGGAAGACGACAGCCACAGTCGGTCATGGTGGCATTGTTGATGCACTGCGTGTAACAAGCGTCCTTAGTGTACTTCCCATACCCCGGTAGGAATCTGTCTGAGCAGTTTGTTCTGTACGGCGCTGGTAGTCGCTCAAACTGACACAGCATGTATGGATTAAACGAaacgaaaaagaaaataaatataaattttcGAAATGAAATACAAGATTCGCGGCGGGCTAAAAGAGGAGCTCCCAACGATGTCGTGTTCACCACAAAAAGAGGCAGCGCTGTTTCTAAAGTGCCTGGAACAGGACAAAACTCTGAGATGCAAGACCTTACccaaaactggaattcgactcgaataagacttcttcagggtaaACTGAAGAAGGtaaatcgttacaagcttattttcatcagaatagtggcgcgagacgcaaaaacataaCAACAATAATGACTTTATTCCAATAAATGCCAGTACAGGTATATTAGGATAAGTAGGTTGGCTTAtatgacaaaaacgcgcatattctagaatagcgcgcgcctatggacaaaaataattttaggttcctactacaaaaaaaaatcgtcattattaagaccccgcgggtagagatagacttaagccgataagcccactgccctaccctttccctaagctaagcctcagagttacagttatctataagttgtaacCTTACATTACTAATACCTAAATGATTGTCATCTCTAActctttcactaaccggtactctagggtgcttatttaacctacttatgtgattattaaaacgcttcctaaaactattgatagtagaacctacgtattgcttgctacacatagagcaagtaatgagataaacaacaaaatctgaattacagtccaagtcaaaattaatgacatatttcttactggctggcagagtcgaattccattttttggtgtattgtattcattcttctggttcacgaacacgtcTATTTGGACTTTTTGTAATTATTCTTATCCTACCTTAATATAGGTTCAGATTTTCTTGACTAAACATGGATACATCAGGCGCGTCCCCTCCACCCcccttggtggccaaaaagtgTGTGATTTCTTATGaaagaatcttcaaatactatgctttttccataggatatgaaaatattggggcacagccacgcccctactggtcatttccatataatttttgaaaatatgagGGGAGGTGggacatgcccccagtgccccaccccctgctacggccctccTAGTAGACCTCACCTTCTTAGGTGTAACTGCGACGAGTGCATGTGAACCCGGAAACACGTTGAATCCACGTGCCCggttgatgtatgtaccacgtGCTGAGAGAATCACGCGGAACCCCGTGGAGAAATCCCCAAAAGTGTGCTCCGAAATCTGAGCATCAAGGATTATACTCAacccaccctctccccccaagAAATACACTTTACGCTGATTTGCTTTAGAGAAAGTATAGCACATCCCGCCCGGGGTGATGTGAGGAGACCAGTCATTGATATCGCAGTTTTCATTGACGGAGAATGCACAATATCCCATGAGCATTGGAGCGAAGTCATGACCATAACGAGTCATGAACTCCTCAGTGTCGAAAGGCCGATTAGACGAGTTTACCGCGGCGATGACACGCGAccttatgacgtcatcacagcCATCGACCACACTCGACCCAAACGTTTCATACGCGCACAGCAGCGCCTGTCCGCATGTAAGATTACCGCTGACTCCCCGTATTATCCCGCAGACGGACATGTTAAGGTTTCTTGTAAAGAATGCTTCATCTTCGTAACCGGTGTCTATTTTTGACTTGACGAAGTAGTTCAAGTTACATATGGTCACCACGGGAAAGTCGAGGCCGTCCTTAGGGAACTCGTGGGATACCTCGGTACGGATCGGCCTATCAATGTATGTACCGAAACTGATTATCACCATATATAGGTATGACGCGGCGCACGCCAGCAAGCAAAGTATCCATAGCGACCGGCGTCGGATGTCACACACTCCAACAGCGTAACGCAATCCATGTAGAGTCGTATTAGATGCAAACTCTCGCCAGGTTTCTTTCATAGCGCTGATCATGCAAAGTGTAACGCAacttgtcacgagtggttaaAGCGTGACGCAATGTcacagtattcagtcacgAATAATCCACCAATGTGCCACCTGGCAGAAGAAAGATGTCACAAAATAGGAATGTCACACAACTTTCAGGAGGGCTCGCACATAGGATACTCTGTTGCATCTGTATAGACCGCTGACCTGCAcagtcaaaacaaaaatacagtatatcGTACACTCGAGTATTTTAATCACTGGCATGTCTCGCCCAAAAAAGCTACTGACTGCTTTATCTGTTCTATCTATTCTATACAAAGTTTGTATAGAATCATTTTACTTAATGAAATAGGTGAAACCTTTCGATATATTCCTCGTAAATTGTAGCAGTGAAATATTTAAGTCAGGACAAAGTTGCCAAAGATGAAACATACCTAAAATGTACTTAAAGTATAAAATTAAAGGAGGTATGAGGAATGTACTGAATTATAAGTGCATTTGCATTCAGCTCTGGGCCGCCTTAGCGCATTTGCTAGAATAACTCGCTATTATATCTCCTGAATCTAATAATAAACTCACACTTGGCCAAAATAGTCTTATTACTTGACAATAAAATACCTGAAAAGTGTCATACCTGATGTGAGATGtattttactgtttttttttttccatcaaCGACGTATTTTCTGATAGCAACAACACAAAGCTGGTCGTAGAAACGGTCGTAATGTTTGTTGATAAGGTGATAAATAATAGAATAGTTCCGCTCGAAGGCTTAACGTAATGAAAGGATAATGCCGTTAGCCGTTTTGCTGGATAAAGCAGGCCAGATAATAAAGGAATCTGACAATATCACTACGGGAATAAAAAGAAAGGCAGATAAGACAAACTAGGATAACTAAAAACTTTTCAGGGgttgaaaagaaaacaaaaaattaatagTTAGTGTCGTAACACACTAGGGAATAATAATGCACCCTGTTGTTTTCATGAATAATCAGGGAATCGATTTAGCCCAGATGCattaaatttgttttctttgaagTATAGCTCGCCAAACGAAACTGTCCGGCGCAAAGTCACCTAGGCGAGGGCTgtggaagggggaggggtgttttAAGTTCAGTAAATTCACACAAACTTTATACAGGACTGTTAACGGGggagggggcgggggggggggggggggaaggcaCCCAGCACCTTTGAGCTGTAATAGTTTTTGAACTAGTAGGGCTagagcattgaaatttgatgacTTCTCCTTAAATTTATCTGGGATCAGTTtggtgtaaacaaaattttgatatgtgtaccctggtaaccatagcaaccaagttttgagacatgggtttaatgaaaattaggcaaaacgctttaaggtaattcccttgaatcgcactgcgcaccccttctggcgcgcgctgtttgttcgaattttccggtattaagtgcgtgcgcgcgccacagttgtacaagaaaacacagcaaaaggcgcgcgtgttttacttaaaatcgctttgacagaaaaacgaagtcggttacccccattttttatttgctcaaatagttaaatatatacggaaaaatgatatactgaaagaagaaaaaaagttgggttgtagaagttttgttatttctcttaaaagccgtaaaatagtggcgaaaacaatatcttttagtgcgatctcttaaaatgaGATTTGTTTTTAACATAGCTACTAcaggttattgtttaggagatcggattttggcaactcgacaaacagaactcaattttctaaagactataggcactctttttgaaaactaacagctgggatttttccttgcgcgatcagttaaaacgcgtcaactctacgcccctctgttgtgaaaacgaggtcggtacccccattttttattacattttttaacttcaatattgtttatgccaagtttaaaaaaattctgggttgtagaactattttaAGGGAATAAGAAGTTAGGATAAACTATTAATACGACGTGCTCAACGTAAATCCATGTCATATAAACTTTTTATGCTAAGTTttgaaaaacaacaataaaaatttacatctctattttaggggggaggggtggtgttttttgtcaattttttacATTCTCGAAAAAGTGCTTgtaaaaataggaaaaaaacattcatatccagCTGAAATCATTAATATAACTTGAAATATCGCTCTAAACTCGTAAAATTGAGCTTCTAGGGACAAAACACAACAGACAGATACATTTACAGCAAAACTAAATTTAGTTCATGAATTGGAGAATGAAGATATAACTTATAGATGTTTATTTGCGTGAATTCGTATGTCCTTAGAAATCCTTCACTGAAGCGGGTGGCAATATCATTTACGGcgttttatctttattttatatcaCAGTTTGAGACCGGAGAGAAAAAACAAGATACTATACATTGATATTCATTCCTATATGTTTGCGAATACAGTAAATTCCCAAGGTAATAAACTGGAAAATACACAGACGCATTTAGTACTCAGAGAGATTCTAAACCCGACAAAGTTGTTTACATGCGATTTTCTTAATTAAACTTTTTAGAAATTAAAACACGAGTGAAAAATGAATTGTCCAACAATAATATCAAGAGGAAATTTTTTTATGGAAGGTggataatttttataattgcgACACAAAATCATTAAAAGTCATAAATTTAACCAGAGTACAGCTTTCCCCTTACATCTTAAGATTTGCGACGGATAAAATAGGTTATGGCTTTCGCCTGAAAGGTTCAACATCAAAACATTcacgaaagaacaaaaatagtGAAAATGGACatttcatagaaaaaaaatcttaatcTTCACATTTAGTGTCACACCAAATATTAATGAATTGATTTGAAAATGGTGGTAGACCTATTATAATTAGCTTTTATTAACAGATACCTTGTTGATAAATCTCCTTTAAATTGACGCCTGGATATATCATTAGAAAAATATCACACAGAggaaaaatattccaaaaagGGCATTTTCTTCGGCGCCCACATATTTTTGCTGTATTTGCATTTTCTGTAATACTCGTGgataatcaataaaaatcgtTCTCTTTTATTGATCTTTGTTTCATAAAACATTCCAGTGAAACGAAATGCCTAGTAATCGCATTTGAAATCGTAATAAGTTTAGCGAAAAAAGATAGGCCATACTATAAACCTGTACTTTACgacacagaaaaaaacaaagggaGCACTATTTTTATAGCTCAATCTTTACTTTAAGTGGCTACGCGTAGTGTAACAGCCATTGATAATTCCATAAAATTTCGCCCTTGATTGAGGGCGATTTTATTACTCAAAACACTTTAAATCAAAGCCTTTCACCCTAGAAACGTAAAGTAATATCCcgcaaatgacaaaaaaaaggaaataaatcccaaaactgaaaataaaaataaacaaaaaattcCCGTTTTTTCTCATAGATATCCATGTCTCAAAACAGCATGACTTTTTCTGAATTATGATTATTCGATTAAAATCGGATTTTAGGAAACGAGAAAGAACAGTTTAGAGAGAAGCCGAAACGTATTTACTCCTTGAAACCCTACCTGTGGGAgcgttttgtttttttttctttcatttttttcctcaGGCCGATGAAACCACAGACTTAAGAAAAACGCTTGCCGCTCAGACTAGAGAAGTCCtgacaatatttaaaaacGTGAAACGTAGTTCTAAATACATTCAAAAATCGATTACTATTAACGGCACAACTTACCTTCAAAAGTTCCAAACTAGTTGAAATTAGTCTAATTTAGTGGAATAATAAAAGACAAAATCGTGCGCTATCCAAAGATAAAAAATTGATTCACGTCAGACTGCACTGACTTTCAGACGTCTACCCTTACTAATCAAACATACAACAAATTCAATACTCATCAATTATTTATGTACGA contains:
- the LOC5520559 gene encoding acid-sensing ion channel 2 gives rise to the protein MISAMKETWREFASNTTLHGLRYAVGVCDIRRRSLWILCLLACAASYLYMVIISFGTYIDRPIRTEVSHEFPKDGLDFPVVTICNLNYFVKSKIDTGYEDEAFFTRNLNMSVCGIIRGVSGNLTCGQALLCAYETFGSSVVDGCDDVIRSRVIAAVNSSNRPFDTEEFMTRYGHDFAPMLMGYCAFSVNENCDINDWSPHITPGGMCYTFSKANQRKVYFLGGEGGLSIILDAQISEHTFGDFSTGFRVILSARGTYINRARGFNVFPGSHALVAVTPKKFERLPAPYRTNCSDRFLPGYGKYTKDACYTQCINNATMTDCGCRLPSQHAKFNNLPKCSIQDQECRAAASVRVRSTLCDCTVPCKEQIYEPRVSYSKFPDITITKILTNHFKLNKSASYLRDSLVFLQIGFEELAYQVDRQAPSYGPGNLFGDLGGNMGLMLGCSILTLIEFIDFLWIALKSSLNKSKRTATNDCGFSQGTGTSNQDANNVGLDMHVKT